Proteins from a single region of Actinomycetota bacterium:
- a CDS encoding ROK family protein codes for MADGNYVIGVDIGGTKTAIGLIDTVRTFPGGRRGVLCELVEPTPKFNDLGPAAAAKSISDFIKKLIAKINQVGEIAIEQVKGIGIGVAGTIDFDGGIIVFSPNLPFRNFPLKEAIAETHGLPILIDNDANAAAWGEKVFGAGRGSSEIICVTLGTGVGGGLILNGEMYRGSLGCAAEVGHMIIDRNGPMCACGNYGCFEALAAGPAISKRARAALTDKPNSPILKFASGELEKVNAEHLALAAAAGDALAIQILTEIGEIVGTALTNLTNIFNPEVIVVGGGVADTGELILRVAEGVVKERAIKPSSEMVKILKAHLGNRAGFMGAGALIEKELKESLG; via the coding sequence ATGGCGGACGGCAACTATGTAATCGGGGTTGATATCGGCGGCACCAAGACGGCCATCGGCCTCATCGATACGGTAAGAACCTTTCCGGGTGGTCGGCGTGGCGTCCTCTGCGAACTCGTCGAGCCTACTCCCAAATTCAACGACCTGGGCCCCGCTGCGGCCGCTAAATCTATATCTGACTTCATCAAAAAGCTGATAGCAAAGATAAACCAGGTCGGTGAGATCGCGATCGAACAAGTCAAGGGCATCGGGATTGGGGTCGCCGGAACCATTGATTTTGATGGCGGCATCATCGTCTTCTCACCCAATCTCCCCTTCAGAAACTTCCCCTTAAAAGAGGCGATAGCCGAGACGCACGGTCTTCCCATCTTGATAGATAACGACGCCAACGCGGCCGCCTGGGGCGAGAAGGTCTTTGGAGCCGGCCGGGGGTCCAGCGAGATAATCTGCGTCACCTTGGGTACCGGCGTCGGCGGCGGCTTGATATTGAATGGTGAGATGTACCGGGGGTCACTTGGCTGCGCGGCCGAGGTCGGACACATGATAATTGACCGAAACGGCCCCATGTGCGCTTGCGGAAATTACGGTTGTTTCGAGGCCTTGGCGGCCGGGCCGGCCATCTCAAAAAGAGCGCGGGCGGCTCTTACTGATAAACCGAACTCGCCTATTTTAAAATTTGCCTCGGGCGAGCTGGAAAAGGTCAACGCCGAACACTTGGCCCTGGCTGCAGCCGCAGGTGATGCTCTGGCCATTCAAATCCTGACCGAGATAGGCGAGATCGTCGGGACAGCCCTCACCAATCTTACCAACATCTTCAACCCCGAGGTCATCGTGGTCGGCGGCGGAGTGGCCGATACCGGCGAGCTGATTCTTAGGGTGGCCGAAGGCGTAGTCAAGGAGCGGGCGATCAAACCCAGCTCCGAAATGGTCAAGATACTCAAGGCGCACCTCGGCAACCGGGCCGGCTTCATGGGAGCCGGCGCCCTCATCGAAAAGGAGTTGAAAGAATCTCTTGGCTGA